A genomic segment from Leptospira perdikensis encodes:
- the rodA gene encoding rod shape-determining protein RodA, which yields MADRNTEKLDFFLIFSVVLVAMAGVLTLYTQEANTADGLGRWYKQFTFVFVGLISMWFMSRINYQLIGSYALFIYIFSIVLLVITLIPGIGYLPSGRGARSWLKLGPITLQASEFSKLATVILLGQYLVLKEKEMHKITVLIVPFIICLVPMLFIILQPDFGTAVSFLPMLFTMLYLGGADILHVGSLLTFGGISLMVPMYLAYSQLTLIQPLVDLLRKDNKTELVSIVNQLQGKIWLILDGKKVSGLTLPGIENPKNLQMIREAAEIVKDEYASVGYKILSNEAFMFGLGGTLALISLVMIFIRIARGSKHLRNYYITIGILGLSILSAIAVHKSIPFRENQVIRLTAFLNPDQFKQGAGYQLRASKPAVGSGKVFGKGLFHGEMTEGRIPHVPESGTDFIFASWAEQTGFFGSVLLLFFLMSIPLRGLQISFESKDRFGSLLAAGIVAMIFFHIAINVGIVIGLLPVTGVPLTFMSYGGSHLVMAMTAVGIILSIKKRKFAN from the coding sequence ATGGCTGATCGCAATACAGAAAAACTCGATTTTTTTCTCATCTTCTCTGTTGTCCTCGTGGCAATGGCAGGAGTTCTCACATTATACACACAAGAAGCCAACACAGCAGATGGACTGGGTCGATGGTATAAACAATTCACCTTTGTGTTTGTGGGACTTATCTCTATGTGGTTTATGTCAAGGATCAACTACCAACTAATTGGATCCTATGCTCTTTTCATTTATATTTTTTCCATAGTCTTACTTGTAATCACACTGATACCTGGAATTGGATATCTTCCTTCGGGTCGTGGTGCTCGGTCTTGGTTAAAACTAGGTCCTATCACTCTCCAGGCGTCTGAGTTTTCCAAATTGGCAACAGTGATTTTACTTGGCCAGTATTTGGTTTTAAAAGAAAAAGAAATGCACAAAATAACAGTACTCATTGTACCGTTTATCATTTGTTTGGTGCCGATGCTTTTTATCATTTTGCAACCGGACTTTGGAACTGCAGTTTCATTTTTACCAATGTTATTCACAATGTTGTATTTAGGTGGGGCAGATATTTTACACGTTGGTTCCCTACTTACCTTTGGTGGAATCTCACTCATGGTTCCTATGTATCTTGCCTACTCTCAACTAACACTGATTCAACCATTGGTTGATTTATTACGTAAGGACAACAAAACAGAACTGGTATCGATCGTAAACCAACTCCAAGGTAAAATTTGGCTGATTTTGGATGGTAAAAAAGTATCTGGATTGACTTTACCTGGAATCGAAAATCCAAAAAATCTACAGATGATCCGAGAAGCAGCAGAAATTGTAAAAGATGAGTATGCTAGTGTAGGATATAAGATTCTTTCGAACGAAGCCTTTATGTTTGGTCTTGGTGGAACACTGGCTCTGATTAGTTTGGTGATGATTTTTATCCGAATTGCACGTGGTTCTAAACACCTTAGAAACTACTACATCACGATTGGAATTTTAGGACTTTCCATCCTCTCGGCCATCGCCGTTCACAAATCCATTCCTTTCCGAGAAAACCAAGTCATTCGTCTCACTGCATTTTTAAATCCTGATCAGTTCAAACAAGGTGCGGGTTACCAACTCCGAGCCTCCAAACCAGCAGTTGGTTCTGGAAAGGTATTTGGTAAGGGACTCTTCCATGGTGAGATGACAGAAGGAAGAATTCCTCATGTTCCTGAATCGGGAACAGACTTTATCTTTGCTTCCTGGGCCGAACAAACAGGATTTTTTGGAAGTGTACTCCTTTTGTTTTTCTTAATGTCAATCCCACTCCGAGGTCTACAAATTAGTTTTGAAAGTAAAGACAGATTTGGATCACTTCTTGCTGCAGGAATTGTAGCGATGATATTTTTCCATATCGCCATCAATGTAGGGATTGTTATCGGGTTACTCCCTGTAACAGGTGTTCCACTCACTTTTATGAGTTATGGAGGATCCCATTTGGTGATGGCGATGACTGCTGTAGGAATCATCCTTTCGATCAAAAAACGTAAGTTTGCGAACTAA
- the mreC gene encoding rod shape-determining protein MreC has protein sequence MKWNRINQNDELFSLLFVFLFSFTSLIWNGNFMVRGIASFQGVGDFFSGSFDSFGSLIKSSYNKLESFERVREERDSCLNVMEEYRQLSKDVERLKAENAILRQELNFPLHTDYPSVRAEVLSVRLNAIYRTIIINKGSEVGIKPYMPVVARALDEKGKFTEALVGKIIAVSKGSAVIQPIINSNFSMGVAIPGTNLWASLNGNSGRGTDVLLDYIDAGIVIDPKAIGNFPIGPNPPPTSANTMFTEGFSKIGKAVFSSGGSGVFPSGIPVGTIIEEGPRNGSFKTAILRPFVEFDKLLHVIVLKKQPEKWREEWPAEKTIQIDGPYFGEIDFPKEKDYNKKEKEKEKRQGNFPSTFGTPQYTKPSVNTNVPDSTPTAPSTPSTQEGPKEVAP, from the coding sequence ATGAAGTGGAATCGCATCAATCAAAATGACGAATTGTTTTCCCTACTCTTCGTATTCCTGTTTTCCTTTACTTCCCTAATTTGGAACGGCAACTTCATGGTAAGAGGGATTGCCAGCTTTCAGGGTGTAGGCGATTTTTTTTCTGGGTCCTTTGATTCCTTCGGATCCCTAATCAAAAGTAGCTATAACAAACTCGAGTCTTTTGAACGTGTCAGAGAAGAGCGCGATTCTTGTTTGAACGTCATGGAAGAATACCGCCAACTTTCCAAAGATGTGGAAAGACTAAAAGCTGAGAACGCCATCCTCAGACAAGAGTTGAACTTCCCCCTCCATACAGATTACCCTTCCGTTCGGGCTGAAGTTTTGAGTGTTCGTTTGAATGCAATCTACCGAACCATCATCATCAATAAAGGTTCCGAAGTCGGAATCAAACCTTACATGCCAGTGGTCGCACGTGCCTTGGATGAAAAGGGAAAATTTACAGAAGCACTTGTGGGTAAAATCATTGCCGTATCGAAAGGTTCGGCCGTCATCCAACCCATCATTAATTCCAACTTTTCTATGGGAGTTGCCATTCCTGGAACCAATCTTTGGGCCTCACTTAATGGAAACAGTGGTCGCGGAACAGACGTTTTGTTAGATTATATTGACGCAGGGATTGTGATTGATCCCAAAGCCATTGGCAATTTTCCTATTGGTCCCAACCCACCTCCAACGTCGGCCAATACAATGTTTACCGAAGGATTTAGTAAAATTGGGAAAGCAGTGTTTAGTTCTGGTGGGTCGGGGGTTTTTCCTTCAGGGATTCCTGTGGGAACAATTATCGAAGAAGGCCCAAGAAATGGATCTTTTAAAACTGCCATCTTACGTCCGTTTGTTGAATTTGATAAACTTTTACATGTAATTGTTTTAAAGAAACAACCAGAAAAATGGCGTGAAGAATGGCCGGCAGAAAAAACAATTCAAATTGATGGACCATATTTTGGTGAAATCGATTTTCCTAAAGAAAAAGATTACAATAAAAAAGAGAAAGAAAAGGAGAAGAGACAAGGTAACTTTCCTTCCACTTTCGGAACTCCTCAATACACGAAACCATCTGTGAATACAAATGTACCTGATTCTACACCAACTGCTCCATCAACACCTTCCACACAAGAAGGACCTAAGGAGGTGGCGCCATGA
- a CDS encoding nucleotidyltransferase domain-containing protein, giving the protein MQIPENKQKILGDIVDDLKQLDGVVALVLGGSYSTGNANENSDLDIGIYYHEKTPFSIEGIKNISKKYQIDDTLTVTDFYVWGTWVNGGAWIHTTSGEVDLLYKNIDQIKRTIESSKNGIFENDYEQQPPYGFSSVIYLAETHYCIPLYDPENIIQKLKNEVKDYPLKLKQTIIQNSLWSAEFTLWQADKFAKKSDLYNTVGCISRALKNIVDALFAINELYSMGDKNAIKVLEDALKQPEKLVETIEQVLSVNQNSLKNNVGVLRNLFEQTVSLANGAYRPYFKL; this is encoded by the coding sequence ATGCAAATTCCTGAAAACAAACAAAAGATACTTGGTGATATTGTAGATGATTTAAAGCAGTTGGATGGCGTCGTTGCTCTTGTTCTCGGAGGTTCTTATTCTACAGGAAACGCCAATGAAAATTCTGATTTAGACATTGGAATCTATTATCATGAGAAAACTCCATTTAGTATTGAAGGGATCAAAAATATCAGTAAAAAATACCAAATTGATGATACCTTAACCGTTACAGATTTTTATGTTTGGGGGACTTGGGTAAATGGTGGGGCGTGGATTCATACAACTTCAGGGGAAGTTGACCTTTTATATAAAAACATTGATCAAATCAAAAGAACAATAGAAAGTTCAAAAAATGGAATTTTTGAAAACGACTACGAACAACAACCTCCTTATGGTTTTTCATCAGTAATTTATTTAGCAGAAACTCATTATTGTATTCCGCTTTATGATCCAGAAAATATCATTCAAAAGTTAAAAAATGAGGTAAAGGATTATCCTTTAAAATTGAAACAAACCATCATTCAGAATTCATTATGGTCGGCTGAGTTTACTCTTTGGCAAGCTGATAAATTTGCTAAAAAATCAGATCTTTATAATACAGTGGGATGCATTTCACGTGCTTTAAAAAACATTGTAGATGCATTGTTTGCAATCAATGAACTTTATTCAATGGGAGATAAAAACGCCATCAAAGTATTGGAGGATGCGCTAAAACAACCAGAGAAGTTAGTTGAAACCATTGAACAAGTTTTGAGTGTTAATCAAAATAGTTTAAAAAATAATGTTGGAGTACTAAGAAATTTATTCGAACAGACAGTATCACTAGCAAATGGAGCCTATCGTCCTTATTTTAAATTATAA
- a CDS encoding DUF4846 domain-containing protein → MKSRNSQLKTFPGSPNRFYHFSIGLLLIVLTFFLQNLYADSIIERFPPPDGFQRVSFPNDSFATYLQNFPLKPQGSSVLLYDGRTKTNQVYAAVLDFPLLREDLIQCADAVMKLRAEYFYSLKEYDKIQFKISNGMDVGFSRFAKGERVQVKGNKTNWKTGKFKKGTGRDVFDEYLRFIYSYAGTISLKSELKKKQINELKPGDVWIEAGSPGHVVLIVDQVTGKDGQTLFLLAQSYMPSQEMHILKSENKYSPWFAIPKNQTFQTPEWEFPAKEIYGFVK, encoded by the coding sequence ATGAAATCAAGAAATTCCCAATTAAAAACTTTCCCCGGTTCACCGAACCGGTTCTATCATTTTTCGATTGGGTTACTTCTTATCGTTTTAACCTTTTTTTTACAAAATCTATATGCAGATTCTATTATAGAGCGTTTTCCACCACCAGATGGATTCCAGAGAGTTTCATTTCCCAATGATAGTTTTGCAACATACTTACAAAATTTTCCATTAAAACCACAAGGAAGTTCTGTTTTACTCTATGATGGTAGAACAAAAACAAACCAAGTGTATGCCGCTGTTTTGGACTTTCCCCTCCTTCGAGAGGATCTCATCCAATGTGCCGATGCCGTAATGAAACTAAGAGCCGAGTATTTTTATTCTTTAAAAGAATATGATAAAATCCAATTTAAGATTAGTAACGGAATGGACGTTGGATTTTCTCGTTTCGCTAAGGGAGAGAGAGTCCAAGTTAAGGGAAACAAAACCAATTGGAAAACTGGCAAATTCAAAAAAGGAACAGGCCGTGATGTATTCGATGAGTATTTGCGATTTATTTACAGTTATGCGGGAACCATTTCCTTAAAATCAGAACTTAAGAAAAAACAAATTAATGAATTAAAACCAGGGGACGTTTGGATTGAAGCAGGTTCCCCAGGACATGTGGTTCTGATTGTAGACCAAGTAACAGGAAAAGATGGACAAACTTTATTTCTTCTGGCACAAAGTTATATGCCTTCCCAAGAAATGCACATTCTGAAATCGGAAAACAAATATTCCCCTTGGTTTGCAATTCCTAAAAACCAAACCTTTCAAACTCCAGAATGGGAATTTCCGGCAAAAGAAATTTATGGATTTGTAAAATGA
- a CDS encoding zinc-dependent alcohol dehydrogenase, which translates to MRRLMFRKKGILEWEELNPLTITAENQVIIEPVSIARCDLDLPILRGETLFRAPFPVGHEFVGKIKLVSEDLVGLYSPGMTVAVPFQISCGSCPSCLSHHTNSCESVPYTSAFGMPPGAQSFGGAIADEIKIPFAKQMLFEVDQKIDPVGIASLSDNIAEVWKLAGRFLNQKKDPKVLVVGGLAGSIGLYTALFLHQTKKAEVLYADTDKTRIQLAESLGIPVEHFTTFTKPTNKYDLVCDASANKAGWDFAVRSLGKNAIFSSASIFWTNQWEIPYLEMYNQGVEIHLGRVESKDSMEALYPYILSGTFTPEKIVTRTANFNDAKEAWLEESIKLVITK; encoded by the coding sequence ATGCGTCGACTCATGTTTCGAAAAAAAGGAATTTTAGAATGGGAAGAGTTAAATCCACTTACCATCACTGCAGAAAACCAAGTAATCATAGAACCGGTCTCCATTGCACGTTGTGATTTAGATTTACCCATCCTTCGTGGAGAAACTCTGTTTCGCGCCCCCTTTCCCGTAGGACACGAGTTTGTTGGTAAAATCAAATTGGTCTCAGAAGATTTGGTTGGTTTGTATTCGCCAGGAATGACAGTGGCCGTTCCCTTTCAAATCTCCTGTGGATCTTGTCCTTCTTGTTTAAGTCACCATACTAATTCTTGCGAATCAGTTCCCTATACATCGGCTTTTGGAATGCCACCCGGTGCACAAAGTTTCGGTGGTGCCATTGCTGATGAAATCAAAATACCATTCGCTAAACAAATGCTATTCGAAGTAGATCAGAAAATAGATCCGGTAGGAATTGCAAGTCTTAGTGATAACATTGCCGAAGTTTGGAAATTGGCAGGAAGGTTTTTAAACCAAAAAAAAGATCCAAAGGTTCTTGTTGTGGGTGGTCTTGCCGGAAGTATTGGGCTTTATACTGCCCTATTTCTCCACCAAACAAAAAAAGCAGAAGTATTGTATGCGGATACTGATAAAACGAGAATCCAATTGGCAGAATCTTTGGGAATCCCAGTGGAACACTTTACTACCTTTACTAAACCAACAAATAAATATGATTTGGTTTGTGATGCTTCCGCAAACAAAGCGGGATGGGATTTTGCGGTTCGTTCCCTTGGTAAAAATGCTATTTTTAGTTCTGCCTCGATCTTTTGGACCAACCAATGGGAAATACCCTATTTAGAAATGTACAACCAAGGTGTCGAAATCCATCTGGGTCGAGTGGAATCCAAAGATTCAATGGAAGCACTTTACCCCTACATTCTCTCAGGAACCTTCACACCAGAAAAAATTGTCACAAGAACCGCTAACTTCAATGATGCGAAGGAAGCATGGCTCGAAGAATCCATCAAGTTAGTGATTACAAAATGA
- a CDS encoding TIGR00730 family Rossman fold protein gives MTQFKNIAVYCGSSPGQNPYYMTAAFELGEYLGSNQIGLVYGGASVGLMGAVANGCLSKNGSVIGVLPKFLKKKEIEHNKLNQLILVDSMHERKLKMFDLSDAFVVLPGGFGTMEEFFEVITWSQLGLHHKPIIILNWLGFYNPLLTLMQNMVTSGFLKKENAALVQVLESSKDLLSALQNYSPSKTEKWLSEDTV, from the coding sequence ATGACACAATTTAAAAACATTGCTGTATATTGTGGCTCTTCTCCTGGACAAAATCCTTATTATATGACCGCTGCATTTGAATTAGGTGAATATTTAGGTTCAAACCAAATTGGATTGGTATATGGGGGAGCAAGTGTCGGCCTTATGGGAGCGGTGGCCAACGGATGTTTATCAAAAAATGGATCAGTTATAGGTGTTTTGCCAAAGTTTCTAAAAAAGAAAGAAATTGAACATAACAAACTAAACCAACTCATCCTAGTCGACAGTATGCACGAAAGAAAATTAAAAATGTTTGATTTGTCGGATGCCTTTGTAGTCTTACCAGGTGGGTTTGGAACCATGGAAGAATTCTTCGAAGTCATCACCTGGTCTCAATTAGGTTTACATCACAAACCCATCATCATCCTTAATTGGCTTGGTTTTTACAATCCCCTCCTAACACTAATGCAAAATATGGTGACTTCAGGATTCTTAAAGAAAGAAAATGCCGCCCTCGTACAAGTTCTAGAATCGTCAAAAGATCTACTTTCTGCCTTACAAAACTATTCACCGTCTAAGACGGAGAAATGGTTGTCCGAAGATACCGTCTAA
- the mreD gene encoding rod shape-determining protein MreD, which yields MILDKLFIIIGLLLSHFLNGSNLFELGNAVRPDFMVIFVVFFALRKGPLYGLWLGFFGGLLTDTALGGEIGGDNIVYYKIGLHSFSYAIIGYIVGKVMRSSYTENYISITIYILGFTLVSRIITYLLFLMFFHSNQSYSFLYVSLYNAFIGPALFFLFSWAFRLDSDEVRQ from the coding sequence ATGATTTTGGATAAACTTTTTATCATCATCGGATTACTGCTCTCTCACTTTTTAAATGGATCAAATTTGTTTGAATTGGGAAACGCAGTTCGACCAGACTTTATGGTGATCTTTGTTGTTTTTTTTGCCTTAAGAAAAGGCCCACTCTATGGACTCTGGCTTGGATTTTTTGGTGGCCTGCTCACCGATACTGCACTCGGTGGTGAAATTGGTGGAGACAATATTGTTTATTATAAAATTGGACTCCATTCCTTTTCCTATGCCATTATAGGATATATCGTTGGAAAGGTAATGCGATCTTCGTATACCGAAAATTATATATCGATTACCATTTATATACTTGGATTCACTCTTGTTTCAAGGATCATCACTTATTTATTATTTTTGATGTTCTTTCATTCCAACCAAAGTTATTCCTTTTTGTATGTGTCTTTGTACAATGCATTTATTGGGCCTGCACTATTCTTTTTGTTCTCCTGGGCATTCCGCTTAGATTCAGATGAGGTAAGGCAATGA
- a CDS encoding STAS domain-containing protein, with the protein MEINLKKNADAYVISISGSLDIYTSLDFKNFLETNVPTQPTENLHVIINLEKLNYIDSSGIGMLIKQLNYVQELKGKFSIANMKPAIEKVFKVAGLTSYFQTISEDEYREKYAV; encoded by the coding sequence ATGGAAATAAATCTAAAAAAAAATGCAGACGCCTATGTGATCAGCATTTCTGGAAGTTTGGACATTTACACTTCCCTGGATTTTAAAAACTTCCTGGAAACCAATGTTCCCACCCAACCAACTGAAAATCTACATGTCATCATCAATTTAGAGAAACTCAATTATATTGATTCCTCTGGAATTGGAATGCTCATCAAACAGTTGAATTATGTCCAGGAACTGAAGGGAAAGTTTTCCATTGCTAATATGAAACCGGCCATTGAGAAGGTTTTCAAAGTAGCAGGTCTTACTAGTTACTTCCAAACCATTAGCGAAGACGAATACCGCGAAAAATACGCAGTTTAG
- a CDS encoding LIC10729 family protein: MLPLKLRILLLTAIFLSCFGSVFASDSQIPKQEFGLEEGLLPEDIATYPELKTWAIYQSYELEPDAPHLGLQDYICRMVPETGLRFLLEKTIVSKSTVYLYLDITRYRPLKGSKFKPRKLNILVNGRPKLSIYADRNQSFPNPVEISLEPSEYPDGKINVDLVPSNNSLGRFWGVWDAFVLENRLSAKD, encoded by the coding sequence GTGCTTCCATTGAAACTACGAATCCTTCTCCTTACGGCAATCTTTTTATCATGCTTTGGTTCGGTGTTCGCATCAGACTCACAAATTCCCAAACAAGAATTTGGATTGGAAGAAGGTCTACTCCCCGAAGACATTGCCACCTACCCTGAATTAAAAACCTGGGCCATTTACCAATCCTATGAATTGGAACCAGATGCACCTCACCTCGGCCTCCAAGATTACATTTGCCGGATGGTTCCGGAAACCGGGCTTCGTTTCCTTTTAGAAAAAACCATTGTTTCGAAATCCACAGTTTATCTCTATTTGGACATAACTCGGTATAGACCCCTCAAAGGATCCAAATTCAAACCGAGAAAACTAAACATCCTTGTGAATGGAAGGCCCAAACTTTCTATTTATGCGGACAGAAACCAAAGTTTTCCCAATCCCGTGGAAATTTCTTTAGAACCATCTGAATATCCGGATGGAAAGATCAATGTAGACCTCGTCCCAAGCAATAACTCACTAGGAAGGTTTTGGGGGGTTTGGGATGCGTTTGTATTGGAAAATCGACTAAGTGCGAAAGATTAA
- the mrdA gene encoding penicillin-binding protein 2 — protein sequence MSQSASEFRLETSFRKRLYFFTGMVVFTLTAYILQLFNLQIVQGSENSLKAERFVRRSESIPADRGNIFDRNFLTPETSQPLVSNSASLDVILNTSLLKNDPRKVKDFIYKFCEALSIPIVYYEKELQDSRMIKKIRSREPFVLLEGISREQQERILVLDNINKYVYLVSSPARVYHMGPALSHVTGYVGKPTTSDLQEKEIKTYQLIGKGGIESLYDTTLRGQDGFRIQKRNTEGNIEEERVIEHSVPGNNLILTIDRDMQIAAYRALKGVRGTVLAIKATTGEVLAMASNPSYDPNILSGKNKLDRSNHFTRVTNNGGFLNLAIQSRFPPASTFKTLVGLAAMESEHKINFDPKQTFSCPANFTLKSTFKGVPDQVFYNWDKKNHGDLNLAQALEKSNSVYFYQLGYKLGAEPILAYCRLFGLDKKTGIDLPGEATGFIPSSDWKKRTYGNKWFDGDTVNLSIGQGFISVTPIEMALFYMAVVNNGKIYKPYVVSEIRSPLDNSLIQKTEPTILRDIPLKRSTVEALKEGLYLVGYSGTASGVLNSPTLPEIAGKTGTAQTRRRGASSSNHAWFIGYAPVNAPPEKQILVAAFVEYGVGGAASAAPAAREVFKAAFPPGSFPRTDRTRAKSMEEEAPVEQEAF from the coding sequence ATGAGCCAATCGGCATCGGAATTTCGTTTAGAGACAAGTTTCCGTAAACGATTGTATTTTTTTACGGGGATGGTGGTATTCACCCTCACAGCATATATCCTTCAATTGTTCAATTTACAAATTGTCCAAGGAAGTGAGAACTCATTAAAAGCCGAACGTTTTGTCCGCAGAAGTGAGTCTATTCCCGCCGACCGCGGGAATATTTTTGATCGTAATTTTCTCACTCCCGAAACAAGCCAACCTCTTGTTTCCAACTCCGCGTCTCTCGATGTCATTCTGAATACAAGTTTACTTAAGAATGATCCAAGAAAGGTGAAGGATTTTATTTACAAATTCTGTGAAGCCCTTTCTATCCCGATCGTTTATTACGAAAAAGAACTTCAAGATTCGCGAATGATTAAAAAAATTCGTTCACGTGAACCATTTGTCCTTTTAGAAGGAATCTCACGTGAACAACAAGAACGAATTCTTGTTTTAGATAATATCAATAAATACGTCTATTTAGTTTCTTCACCGGCACGTGTTTACCATATGGGACCTGCTCTCTCACATGTGACTGGTTATGTGGGAAAACCAACAACAAGTGATCTACAAGAAAAAGAAATCAAAACCTACCAACTTATTGGTAAAGGTGGAATTGAATCTCTTTATGACACTACCCTTCGTGGCCAAGATGGATTTCGAATCCAAAAAAGAAACACGGAAGGAAATATCGAGGAAGAACGTGTTATCGAACATTCTGTTCCAGGAAACAACTTAATATTAACCATCGATCGTGATATGCAAATTGCCGCCTATCGTGCGCTAAAGGGTGTTCGCGGAACGGTTCTAGCAATCAAAGCAACTACCGGCGAAGTACTAGCGATGGCCTCCAACCCTTCTTACGATCCCAATATCCTTTCAGGAAAAAACAAATTAGATCGTTCTAACCACTTTACGCGCGTTACGAATAACGGCGGTTTTTTAAATTTAGCCATTCAATCTAGGTTTCCACCTGCTTCCACGTTCAAAACCCTTGTAGGTCTTGCAGCCATGGAAAGTGAACATAAAATCAATTTTGATCCCAAACAAACCTTTTCTTGCCCAGCAAACTTTACATTGAAATCAACATTCAAAGGTGTACCAGACCAAGTATTTTATAACTGGGACAAAAAAAATCACGGGGATCTGAACTTGGCCCAAGCTTTGGAAAAATCCAATTCTGTATATTTTTACCAATTAGGATATAAATTAGGTGCCGAACCAATCCTCGCCTATTGTAGGTTATTTGGTTTAGATAAAAAAACAGGAATTGACCTTCCAGGGGAAGCCACTGGTTTTATTCCTAGCTCAGATTGGAAAAAAAGAACTTATGGAAACAAATGGTTTGATGGAGATACAGTAAACCTTTCCATCGGACAAGGTTTTATCTCTGTGACTCCCATTGAGATGGCTCTATTTTATATGGCCGTAGTTAATAATGGAAAAATCTATAAACCTTATGTAGTCTCCGAAATCAGAAGTCCTCTCGACAATTCCCTTATCCAAAAAACAGAACCAACAATTTTGAGAGACATTCCACTCAAACGTTCTACTGTGGAAGCGCTGAAAGAAGGTTTGTATTTAGTTGGATATTCAGGAACGGCTTCTGGTGTTCTCAACTCACCTACACTTCCAGAAATTGCTGGTAAAACAGGAACTGCCCAAACTAGAAGAAGGGGAGCCTCTTCCTCAAACCATGCTTGGTTTATTGGTTATGCTCCAGTGAATGCACCTCCCGAGAAACAGATATTAGTTGCAGCTTTCGTAGAATACGGTGTCGGTGGTGCTGCATCCGCTGCTCCTGCCGCAAGAGAAGTATTTAAAGCAGCTTTTCCGCCCGGATCTTTCCCAAGAACGGATAGAACACGTGCTAAATCCATGGAAGAAGAAGCACCCGTTGAACAAGAGGCATTTTAA
- a CDS encoding bifunctional riboflavin kinase/FAD synthetase: protein MKIIRSLESIQNEFQNGSSMTLGNFDGIHVGHQTLLLRTVEKAKELGIPSVVVTYYPNPSVVLGKKPNFKYLSSEKEKEELISGFGIDYLIVLDFTLELSKMSAEDFLEKIMIQTLNAKHIVIGYNHFFGAQRRGDFALLDSNKTKYGYAVELKEAVLKKESKISSSLIRGFLEKGEMEEAKILLGRNYHISGFVTQGAKRGRTIGFPTANIKVPEDKLLPAIGVYACFAKFDGHDHKGMVNIGHNPTFDGLGLHVEVNVFDFDGDLYDKEVELEIVQKIRDEKKFSGLEELKGQLGNDKNTCIKVLNFN, encoded by the coding sequence TTGAAAATTATTCGCTCTTTAGAATCGATCCAAAACGAGTTTCAAAATGGCTCCTCCATGACTCTCGGCAACTTCGATGGAATCCATGTAGGACACCAGACCTTACTCCTTCGGACTGTGGAAAAAGCAAAAGAACTGGGCATCCCGTCCGTGGTTGTCACCTATTACCCCAACCCTTCTGTGGTTCTTGGCAAAAAACCAAATTTTAAATATTTATCTTCCGAAAAGGAAAAAGAAGAACTCATTAGTGGATTCGGAATCGACTACTTGATTGTTTTGGATTTTACTTTGGAACTTTCTAAAATGTCTGCAGAAGATTTTTTAGAAAAAATTATGATCCAAACTTTGAACGCAAAACATATCGTAATCGGTTACAATCATTTTTTTGGAGCACAACGTCGTGGTGACTTCGCACTTCTAGATTCAAATAAAACTAAATATGGTTATGCGGTCGAATTAAAAGAAGCCGTCTTAAAAAAAGAAAGCAAAATCTCCTCTTCTCTCATTCGTGGATTTTTGGAAAAGGGTGAAATGGAAGAGGCCAAAATTCTTTTAGGAAGAAACTACCATATTTCCGGTTTTGTTACGCAAGGAGCCAAACGAGGAAGGACAATTGGATTTCCCACTGCAAATATTAAAGTTCCAGAGGATAAATTACTTCCTGCTATTGGCGTTTACGCTTGTTTTGCGAAGTTTGATGGACATGACCATAAAGGGATGGTTAACATCGGCCATAACCCAACTTTTGATGGATTGGGACTTCATGTGGAAGTGAATGTCTTTGATTTTGATGGAGATTTGTATGATAAAGAAGTTGAATTGGAAATTGTACAAAAGATTCGAGATGAAAAAAAGTTCAGTGGACTAGAGGAGTTAAAAGGCCAACTAGGAAACGACAAAAACACATGTATCAAAGTATTAAATTTTAACTAA